The Mytilus trossulus isolate FHL-02 chromosome 3, PNRI_Mtr1.1.1.hap1, whole genome shotgun sequence genome contains a region encoding:
- the LOC134709348 gene encoding 2-oxoadipate dehydrogenase complex component E1-like, which produces MVTKVCTQLANSSLSEEAVLGFEYGMSIDDPQSLIIWEAQFGDFFNGAQIMIDTYIASGELKWLLQSDLVMLLPHGMDGAGPEHSSCKIERFLQATDSSEYKVDGDNVNLQVVNATTPSQYFHLLRRQVVRNFRKPLVVVAPKTILRLPAATSTLEDMLPEKHSYL; this is translated from the exons ATGGTTACTAAAGTTTGCACACAG ttaGCCAACAGTTCTCTGTCTGAAGAAGCCGTGTTAGGATTTGAGTATGGTATGAGTATAGATGACCCTCAAAGTCTTATTATATGGGAAGCACAGTTTGGAGACTTCTTCAATGGAGCACAGATTATGATAGATACATATATAGCCAGTGGAGAgt TAAAATGGTTATTACAGAGCGACTTAGTGATGTTATTACCTCATGGTATGGATGGAGCAGGGCCTGAACACTCATCTTGTAAAATTGAAAGGTTTCTACAG GCAACAGACAGTAGTGAATACAAAGTAGACGGAGACAATGTCAACCTTCAGGTTGTCAACGCTACAACTCCCTCTCAATACTTCCATCTTCTCAGACGTCAGGTGGTCCGGAACTTCAGAAAACCTTTGGTAGTGGTAGCTCCTAAAACAATCTTACGTTTACCTGCAGCAACCTCTACCTTAGAAGATATGTTACCTGAAAAACATTCTTACCTGTGA